atatatatatatatatatatatatatatatatatatatatatatatatatatatatatatatatatatatatatatatatactcgtatatatatatatatatatatatatatatatatatatatatatatatatatatatatatatatatatatatatatatatatatatatatatatatatatatatatatatatatatatatatatatatatatatatatatatatatatatatatatatatatatatatatatatatatatatatatatatatatatatatatatatatatatatatatatatatatatatatatatatatatatatatatatatatatatatatatatatatatatatatatatatatatattatatatatatatatatatatatatatatatatatatatatatatatatatatatatatatatatatatatatatatatatatatatatatatatatatatatatatatatatatatatatatatatatatatatatatatatatatatatatatatatatatatatatataattctcgtcattttaagatttttatattttatttatttttaaatctatcttatttatttatttattcattcatttatttatttattctattttatttattaagtaAAGGTTCAGTAAATtatgaaatttctctctctctctctctctctctctctctctctctctctctctctctctctctctctctctctctctctctctctctctctcttgtacagaaaacaattattttcgttcacaaacaaaccaaccaacaccacacacacacacacacacacacacacacacacacacacacacacacacacacacacacacacacacacacgcagagagagagagagagagagagagagagagagagagagagagagagagagagagagagagagagagagagagagagagagaattgtgatcAATAGTTTAACATTCTAccaacaaattctctctctctctctctctctctctctctctctctctctctctctctctctctctctctctctctctctctctctctctctcaatcaaatTAACTCATATCAAAATTGCAAAATGGTATtgttttgtagagagagagagagagagagagagagagagagagagagagagagagagagagagagagagagagagagagagagagtatccagTTGATCTATTCATGTCTGGTggaatatgctctctctctctctctctctctctctctctctctctctctctctctctctctctctctctctctctctctctgtttttttttctttccataccaTTCAAAATTTatgtgtctcctcttcctcctcctcctcctcctcctcctcctcctcctcctcctcctcctcctcttcctccttctcttccttctctcccttcacataATGCTTTCCCTGATGTATgcggaagagcaagaggaggaggaggaggaggaagaggaggaaagaagcaaggagaaagtgaggataaggagagaaggaaggaaaacggattatcattgagagagagagagagagagagagagagagagagagagagagagagagagagagagagagagagagagagagagattggtggtCTTTGTAAAAATGTATTGATTTTAGttataacattctctctctctctctctctctctctctctctctctctctctctctctctctctctctctctctctctctctctctctctctctctctctctctctcaagttattGATtgggtacaacaacaacaacaacaacaacaacaacaacaataataataataataataattattattattattattattattattattattattattgttgttgttgttgttgttgttttttgtaataataataacaataataataataatagtaataataataataataataataataataataataataacagtaataataataataataataataataataataataataataataataataataataataataataatgataataatagtaagataAGCATgatatcaaagagagagagagagagagagagagagagagagagagagagagagagagagagagagagagagagagagtgcggcAATAATATACTTGATTTGGCGAGAAAATTtgtaaacaataacaaaacctaACCGTCATTTGTCACGtgactgggagggagagggagagcgagagggagagtgggaaaggGAGGTTTGCAGGACACACAGTGCTATACTCTCACttctgtgtgtgcatgtgttactatagatatatatactctctctctctctctctctctctctctctctctctctctctctctctctctctctctctctctctctctctctctctctctctctctgtctgtctgtgtgtctgtctatacgTCACaggcaaacctaacctaacctaacctaacctaacctaacctaacctaacctaacctaacctaacctaccttaacctaacctaacctaacctaccttaacctaacctaacctaacctaacctaacctaacctaacctaacctaatgaagcctaacctaacctaacctaacctaacctaacataacttaacctaacctaacctaacctaacctaacctaacctaacctaacctaacctaacctaacctaacctaagcaaggACACCACGTGGGGGACTTAGGTCTCGCCACGCCATTGGTTGACGTTATCCAATCACAGGCTTTGTTACTGAGCCGTGGCAGCCAGTCCCAGTCTTCACTACTGAGCTCCGCCAACCTATAGGAGTGCAGGTTTCAGACTCGCTCGACCAATCAGCGAGAGTCGTTGGTGGTTGTCATGGCAACAGGCGCCGCCCACTCCAcgtgttttgttgtttatgattttatttacacggatagagagaaaaataaataaataaataaaagggtgtaaaaataatgataattacaaGACAGAAACGAAATGAcgagatgaatggaataaaagTCTTGACGAAACAGAGATGCTTCATTGTACACTCTCaaaagtaaatgagagagagagagacagagagagagacagagagagagagagagagagagagagagagagagagagagagagagagagagagaacaaagaagaggcGTCCTTAGTAGAGATaatgcggtctctctctctctctctctctctctctctctctctctctctctctctctctctctctctctctctctctctctctctttaatgacTGATTATATACCACcagctaagagagagaaagaggctctctctctctctctctctctctctctctctctctctctctctctctctctctctctctctctctctctctctctctctctctcatggaaaaaatgaaaggttaacagagagagagagagagagagagagagattattatcattattattattattattattattattattattattattattattattattatccttatttttttccatttctcttcctcttgtccatcaatttctcctcctcctcctcctcctcctcctcctcctcctcttcctcttcctcttcttcctcttatcattTCCTGTTCATTACCTCCACTCTCTTCCGTccatttatcttctctctctctctctctctctctctctctctctctctctctctctctctctctctctctctctctctctctctctctctctctctctctctctctctctctctcttgctctgcatgtgtgtgtgtgtgtgtgtgtgtgtgtgtgtgtgtgtgtgtgtgtgtgtgtgtgtgtgtgtgtgtgtgtgtgtgttatcttcttGTCTCCgtaagatggaaaggaagaaaaggagagagagagagagagagagagagagagagagagagagagagagagagagagagagagagagagagagagagaaaggagaaaaaccaTGTCGGCTTCCCgcccccttctttctctctctctctctctctctctctctctctctctctctctctctctctctctctctctctctctctctctctctctctctctcatatatatatatatatatatatatatatatatatatagagagagagagagagagagagagagagagagagagagagagagagagagagagagagagagagagagagagagagagagagagagagagagagagagaagtgggggcattcgtgaacacacacacacacacacacacacacacacacacacacacacacacacacacacacacacacacacacacacacatttctcattAAAATTGAAATCACtgctttcatttcatctctctctctctctctctctctctctctctctctctctctctctctctctctctctctctctctctggagaatGTAAATTTCTTTCCCTGCTCCATATTCAGTCttgaggagagatggaggagctctctctctctctctctctctctctctctctctctctctctctctctctctctctctctctctctctctctctctctctctcgtacccttGCCTGGGGTTAGAGATGCGCTGTTTTCCTAACCTCTATTGacctgaaagagaaagagagagacagagagagagagagagagagagagagagagagagagagagagagagagatcattgaAAGACAAGAAGTTTTCGTGGTAAATATTGGAAGGTTaatgtaaacagagagagagagagagagagaagagagagagagagagagagagagagagagagagagagagagagagagagagagagagagagagagagagagctaacaaAATACACAGACTGACAGTTAAACATTgcagtttattctctctctctctctctctctctctctctctctctctctctctctctctctctctctctctctcgttccttcgTAATCAATGTTTGGaaaagttttttctttctttctttgagttaaatgtaaaaattggaacgctctctctctctctctctctctctctctctctctctctctctctctctctctctctctctctctctctctctctctctctttcaatcatCCAAGCCAgtgtcgaagagagagagagagagagagagagagagagagagagagagagagagactgaacacTCAAACCCTCAAGATTAATGGACcgataatactctctctctctctctctctctctctctctctctctctctctctctctctctctctctctctctctctctctctctctctctctcataatactCTAAGTGTGTGTCAGTTGGCCCGCACAACTTGTAAACAAATGATCTATGAcgtcactagagagagagagagagagagagagagagagagagagagagagagagagagagagagagagagagtcagcccaACACAGACAAACCCCACGTGGGTAAATTTTGTGCTTGCTTTCCATTGGTCAAAAGGAGAGAGGCGTTGGCCAATGGCGTGACGGGATCGGCAGCCACCACTGACGTCACGACCTGAGAACCAATAGGAGGCCGGAATTTTGGTTGTTAtggtgaccgtgtgtgtgtgtgtgtgtgtgtgtgtgtgtgtgtgtgtgtgtgtatgtatgtgtgttgtggCGTGGGTAACAAGCAATACAGTGCTACAATTATGTGTTGAGGaagtgtgtgcgcgcgctgagagagagagagagagagagagagagagagagagagagagagagagagagagagagagagagaaaatttaccTGTAGGAGTGTCTTTAATCAATACACAGGTGAGAATtaattaatttgtgtgtgtgtgtgtgtgtgtgtgtgtgtcattcccgcctccctccctccctccctccctccctccctctctctctctctctctctctctctctctctctctctctttctctcttaatgtatgcctttactactattactactactactactactcttgttactgatgatgataatgctgctactattattacttctactactactactactattgttactactactactactactgctatatacacatacacacacacactctctctctctctctgtctcaggaAAATAATATTCGCTTCTGTATTGCACGTTTCATTaacttctttatttacttcGAGGGGAAAGATGTGTAATAAATGgcacacaataataatgataataataataataataataataataataataataataataataataataatgataataataataataataataataataccttaaTCTGTACAaatcgactttttttttaattctctctctctctctctctctctctgtatctctaattgtctttattttcacacacacacacacacacacacacactctctctctctatttacaaCGAAAGGctatttacattattttctctctctctctctctctctctctctccaaaatttgTATTAGTTGtctttatttgctctctctctctctctctctctctctctctctctctctctctctctctctctctcaattttgtcttttttaaaatgtacatgagagagagagagagagagagagagagagagagagagagagagagagagagagagagagagagagagtttatctacttgtttctttgttattgtttttgttttattacaactctctctctctctctctctctctctgtgtttcttttctcttctttgtttttccttttcttccttttccttatttatttcctcttcctttcattttctttgtttcttctcttcgttttcaattttctcttccttcttgttttttttttcactcttatttttcttcaatttgCAGTCTTTCAAAAACTtgcctatttattcattttaacctctctctctctctctctctctctctctctctctctctctctctctctctctctctctctctctctctctctctcctttcacacacacacacacacacacatgaaaatcttatatattattataccaacaaaataaataaatatgtaattaTAAGCCtaacaggagaagaagaagaagaagaagaagaagaagaagaagaagaagaagaagaagaagaagaagaagaagaagaagaagaagaagaagaagaagaagaagaagaagatgatgatgatgatgatgatgatgatgatgatgatgaagaagaaaggaggaggaagagggagaggatttcagctttaataataataataataataataataataataataataataataataataataatagtacttttctaaaaaaaatcaattatatattttttaaacagGAAAGTAAACATTAATTttggaggatggggagagagagagagagagagagagagagagagagagagagagagagagagagagagagagagagagagagagagagagagagaccctaacATTTTATCACAGTCCAAAAATTATCGTGTgaacttgaaaataaataaataaataacaataagtaaTGACAACAGTGACATTGGTTTCCCCACGCGGTACAGACAGAATTGTTTGCACTTGTTTACATCAGCATCTGTCCTCGCTGCTTCCACACTCTCATGGTGACTGGTATGTACACTTGTCTTTCGTTCAGGCGTCTCTTTAGCACCAGTTGTTTGCCTGTTTGCTTTCGTTCATTGCCTCTCATTTCTTGGCACCAATTGGCTCTATATGTGTTTGCACTGTTTACAATCGCAACACTGCATGTGGCATTGTTTACACCTGGTCGAGGCGTTGTTTACACCTCCACGTGGCTCTGTCTACACCTCCACGTGGCTTTGTTTACATCACGTGACTTTGTTTACACCTCCACGTGGCTCTGTTTACATCACGTGACTGTTTACACCTCCACGTGGCTCTGTTTACATCACGTGACTGTTTACACCTCCACGTGGCTTTGTTTACACCGCGTGACTTTGTTTACACCTCCACGTGGCTTTGTTTACACCACGTGGCTTTATATACATTCgagacacacccacacacacacacacacacacacacacacacacacacacacacacacacacacacacacacacgctagtaGATAACTTCATAGACTGTTGCTTTCTTGTCCCCCGATCCTGTCACGATGTACTTGTCGTCAGCTGATATGTCGCAGCTCAGGACAGATGACGATTCCTTTGActgcggggagagagggagagggagaattagtgtgtggtcaataaactatcaatcaatgtgcgtgtgcgtggtTCTGGTGGCAAATTAAcacttctacattatgaacaggagaaactctTGACAACCAGgctggtcatctctgtggcattccacacacacatatggggTATTATCTTTTGGAGTGCACTGTGCAACACTTGTGGCCGCACCTGCACTACCTTCCAAGGCTGTAGTTGACGTGACACGGGGTTTAAGGCTGTTTTTACGGTTTAAGTGACTGATTAACATTTTCTGCAttatgagcagcagcagcagcagcagcacacttGAGAAGACGGCTAATCaactgtggccttggaaaacactggtggtgagagcaaagcgttgcTGAACACTGGGCAAGTCTGCACCTGCCTCACCAGCCAGCACACTGCCCAGGCCTCACCGGGACAGCTCGCCAAGCACCCTTCAGCTGGCAGTGCTCGTGTCTTCCTGCATCACCCGGTGAGCCTGAGCCACGCTTACTCTGGTGCGGCAAGAGGGCAGGTGTGTGCAGGGGCGGCACTCACCTGGAAGATGGAGGCGCCGTAGGGTGTCCGCCAGGCGTTGAGCAGGTTGTCCTTGCCCGTGGAGACGAACCATTTTCCTGCCGAGGCGAACTTGAGTGAGAGGACGCAGGACTCGTGCAGGTGCAGCTGGTACTTGTCCGGCTTGTTGACGTGCAGCACCTCCACGTTGGAGCTCTCCATGCCCACGGCCAGCCACTCCCCCGTGGGGCAGTAGCCCAGGGAGAAGATCTGGCTGGTGAAGTCGTGCTGCTGCAGCTGGCGCCCCTCGCGCAGGTCCCACGAGCGCACCGTGTTGTCCAGGCCGCCCGTCCACAGCTTGGTGCCGTCCGGCGAGATGTCGATGCACGAGGCGCCGTCCGTGTGGCCCTGGAACTGCCGCACCAGCGTCTGGTTGTGCAAGTCCCACACGGCGATGTTGCCGTCGCTGCAGCAGCTGAAGCACACCTTGGAGTCCGGCGAGATGGCCAGCGCGTAGCACGCCGGCGCCGCGGAAGTGAGTTCAGCCTTGATGCGAGGCGTGGGCGTGGCCAGGTCCCAGATGCTGAGCGTGGACGCCTCGCCGCCCACGAGCAGCGTGCGCCCGTCAGGTAACAGCTTCACTGAACGGATGTAGCTGTCCCGTTGCTGCAAGGCAAGGCaccttcactacacacacacacacacacacacacacacacacacacatctagcgGTGCTATGGTCAGTCTCTCTCACTCCGTGCAGCCACCAACACACAGCCAAAGCATCCACCGTCCATCAAACAACGAACCAGTGTttggagagaacacacacacacacacacacacacacacacacacacacacacacacacacacacacacacacacacacacacacacacacacacaccaccaccaccaccaccaccaacgattTAGCCCAAAATCAGTCAGGTTtcccattacaacaacaacaacaacaactactactacactaccaccaccaccactactgtgcCACTCCCTCATCCcgccttcctctccatctctccctcccatcatcaagtctctctctctctctctctctctctctctctctggacctcTCAAACTTCTTCccacctcctctttttattcctccttcctttcttctctcactttctattcttccctcttcctcttcctcctcctccccctcctccttcccctctgtcTATCTGGCCATAGCTTTACTTGTACAGAATACTAaaaagggatctctctctctctctctctctctctctctctctctctctctctctctctctctctctctctctctctctctctctcgtaggacAAGACTCTCCCAACTTTacacttttctacttttctaaaGTTTTATTAAGatgttgaggaggaagaggaggaggaggaggaggaggaggaggaggaacaaaggaagagctgaagaaaagttgagaagcgcgcgcgcacaaactctctcacacacacacacacacacagagagagagagagagagagagagagagagagagagagagagagagagagagagagagagagagagagagagagagagagactttatcaCAACCGACATCGCTACCCACTCAACTccctgatagagagagagagagagagagagagagagagagagagagagagagagagagagagagagagagagagagagagagagagagagaattagtgtgCGTGTACTATGAgaagcttttgtgtgtgtgtgtgtgtgtgtgtgtgtgtgtgtgtgtgtgtgtgtgtgtgtgtgtgtgtgtgtgtgtgtgtgtgtgtgcaaacagcCCTCTGATGGTGTACACACAAACCATTGTTTGAAAAGCCTGTGGAGTTGAATTAAAATTTACTAATgatatttacctctctctctctctctcacacacacacacacacacacacacacacacattccttgaGTCTCGCTTGAtaatgtttgctctctctctctctctctctctctctctctctctctctctctctctctctggccggggagggaagaagggcgggaaaggtgaggagagtggagggagggagagaggattcAGTTGTGcacccctctcctccacacacacacacacacacacacacacacacaca
The Scylla paramamosain isolate STU-SP2022 unplaced genomic scaffold, ASM3559412v1 Contig3, whole genome shotgun sequence DNA segment above includes these coding regions:
- the LOC135096290 gene encoding protein groucho-like encodes the protein MEQELVVDDTQDSVSPAVNGTTSPRENGVAKKTPPLGSVSPRSSGSSSSTPQARKEEKPATPNSKAPTPTSSGPGPSKPLCKALPPVGSFPAGYPLPEAAAAAAAAAAAAAAAASAPYPYPRPPAHPQAAPPSTLDLHGRGGSLHALQGGKPAYSFHVNGEGHLAPVPFPPDALLAAGIPRHARQINTLHHGEVVCAVTISNPTKYVYTGGKGCVKVWDISQPGSKTPVSQLDCLQRDSYIRSVKLLPDGRTLLVGGEASTLSIWDLATPTPRIKAELTSAAPACYALAISPDSKVCFSCCSDGNIAVWDLHNQTLVRQFQGHTDGASCIDISPDGTKLWTGGLDNTVRSWDLREGRQLQQHDFTSQIFSLGYCPTGEWLAVGMESSNVEVLHVNKPDKYQLHLHESCVLSLKFASAGKWFVSTGKDNLLNAWRTPYGASIFQSKESSSVLSCDISADDKYIVTGSGDKKATVYEVIY